A part of Neodiprion pinetum isolate iyNeoPine1 chromosome 4, iyNeoPine1.2, whole genome shotgun sequence genomic DNA contains:
- the LOC124217958 gene encoding transcription factor E2F2, translating into MPRARRQVVLEDPAGSVTPDMAHTKLVKSEPLFIDEGSIDEVQTQRIAEETPSPHLQDHQYGQTPSYQISRRPPQPPPRAEISVQAVKRRLNLEVGSTGTSQSGFKAPRGKRRRSGSNSLTGHTPTKNKTVERTRYDTSLSLLTKKFIHLVENSRDGVVDLNVASEKLEVQKRRIYDITNVLEGIGILEKKSKNNIQWKGGQLPGEQLDVVDLRREVGDLEAKENTLDRLIHGAEKNLRELCADRHYAYVTYHDLRSVTAYREQAIMAVKAPPEATLHVPQPISPFGEPRLQMYMRSSHGEIEVFLCPDDPGLKVSNSPRSPMTNPRPKIEMPPLPPELLVNGGETQIESTPSTTSRTSTVTNPPSPTPTTSTGLRDALLCESDDFGPMGGGRFQLQTEDQNVAPDMNILDFDEPLLPLEPPLSENDYSFSLDTGEGLADLFDFQF; encoded by the exons atgcCTCGTGCTAGGAGACAAGTGGTCCTCGAAGACCCAGCTGGGTCTGTCACACCCGATATGGCCCACACCAAGCTAG TGAAGTCAGAGCCACTTTTCATTGACGAGGGCTCCATAGACGAAGTACAAACTCAGAGGATAGCTGAGGAAACACCGAGTCCCCATCTACAGGATCATCAATATGGTCAGACACCTAGTTATCAAATATCGAGAAGACCTCCACAGCCACCTCCACGTGCAGAG ATTTCAGTTCAGGCTGTAAAAAGAAGACTGAACTTGGAAGTCGGTTCCACAGGCACAAGTCAGTCTGGATTTAAGGCTCCACGAGGAAAGCGCAGACGATCTGGATCCAATTCTTTAACTGGACATACACCGACTAAAA ATAAGACTGTTGAACGGACAAGATATGATACGTCTTTAAGCTtgttaaccaaaaaatttatacatttggTCGAGAACAGTCGCGACGGAGTTGTGGACTTGAATGTGGCTTCCGAAAAATTGGAAGTTCAAAAGCGGCGCATATACGACATAACGAATGTACTTGAAGGAATTGGGATACTTGAGAAAAAGAGCAAAAACAACATACAATGGAA ggGTGGTCAACTACCTGGCGAGCAGCTTGACGTTGTTGATTTAAGGAGAGAAGTAGGTGATTTGGAAGCTAAAGAAAACACATTAGACCGACTGATACATGGGGCTGAAAAGAATTTGCGTGAACTGTGTGCCGACAGGCACTATGCGTATGTAACTTACCACGACTTACGTTCAGTAACTGCTTACCGAGAACAAGCTATAATGGCAGTAAAGGCACCACCAGAGGCTACCCTCCATGTACCCCAGCCCATCAGTCCGTTCGGGGAACCAAGG CTGCAAATGTACATGAGATCTTCACATGGTGAAATAGAAGTATTCTTGTGCCCGGATGACCCAGGATTGAAGGTGTCAAATAGTCCTAGAAGTCCAATGACGAATCCTCgaccaaaaattgaaatgccTCCTCTACCTCCTGAACTTCTCGTCAACGGGGGTGAAACCCAGATTGAATCTACACCCTCGACCACCAGTAGAACCAGCACAGTCACGAATCCTCCCTCTCCCACGCCTACCACTTCCACAGGCCTCAGAGATGCGCTCCTGTGCGAGTCGGATGATTTCGGGCCAATGGGTGGTGGCAGATTCCAACTGCAAACAGAAGACCAAAACGTCGCACCAG ATATGAACATTCTAGACTTCGACGAACCGCTGCTTCCGTTGGAACCACCTCTCTCGGAGAACGATTACTCATTCTCGTTAGATACAGGAGAGGGCTTGGCGGATCTCTTCGATTTCCAGTTCTAG